The window aaaaagtaaaaatttacggtaaaaaagtaaaaatctcaaactctcaaaattatcacactacacactttataatatttttctctcaactcaattgtgattttcttcacaaatgagagatctatttatagaaaatttttacaaataatccaaaaataaaatacatcattacctacatcatcacacactaattttcaatattcaacacctaattttacctaattttcaacattcaacattcacattttcaacacaaatatttaacacatttttaaataatttttcaacactttaAACAATCTTTTGTTATTacacattttttaaatgttcagttttttatattttggtaatttgtttttattatttgtattatttaataataatttaaaaaaaaaaaacccatataGTTCCGCACCGCACCGACTGTCAGCAAAGTTTCCTCCAAATCTACGAACCCAATGAATTTCTTCAAATCCATCTTATCCGGCGATCCGGACCCTCCCAAATCCGATGCGACCAGCCCGGATACTGCCGTCGAACAACCTCAGGACGACCGGCATCAGAGCGGCGTCATACAGGATGATTCTTATGATGGATGGAGTTTTGGTGGTTTGATCAAGACAATATCAACCCGATCTGAATCGGTGATGGAAACATACCGCAGAGATCTCAAGGAATTCGGATTGGGTCTGAAAAAGGAGACTGGAATCATCCGAGACACTGCGAGCAGGGCGGTGAAGGATCTCCCGGCTTCTTTGGAAGCTGGCGCTTCAGCCGCACAAGGCGCGCTGGATGGAGTGATGAAATCAACGGCCGACATTATCTCTAAGGAAACAAAGAATTTTATGTCGGATGGGGAATCGGAGACGCCTGAAACTAACCGGAGCTTGAATACGGGTAGGTATAGTCGGTTTGAGGCTCAGTTGAGTGCGATTCAGTGTGATTTGAGCACTTTCTGTGAGGAGCCGGAGGATGTAGACGATTATAAGAGGTGGAAGTTGGAATTTCAGTTGAATGAGAGGAAGGATGAAATTGAGGGTTTGATTGGGGATGATGGAATCTTGGAGAGTGTTTATAGAAAGATTGTTCCGAGGGAGGTTGATCAAGAGACCTTTTGGTGTCGATATTTCTATAGAGTTGATAAGCTCAAGCAGCGGGAGAGGGTAAGAGCAAATCTCGTGAAAAGGGCTATTGCGGttggtgatgatgatgaagaattGTCCTGGGATGTTGAGGATGATGAAGACGGTGAGACTGTTGTGAAGGCAAAAGGGGGAGATGATATGGGAGCGAGTAATGGAAGTTTGAAACCTTTGGAAAAACTTGAGGGTTCAAATGGGGGTCTGCGAGATGACAAGGAAATGAAAGATTTCAATGTGGGCGATGGCAGTAAGGACGATGTGACGGAGTCAAGTAAGATAAGTGTAAAAGAACCATCTTTGAGTGAAAAAGAACTGAAGTCTGATGAAGTTGTTGAAGTGAAGAGAGATGGAGATGCGAAGAATGAACGAATTGTCGAAAAAAAGATTAATGAGAACATGGGTGTGGAAGAGAAGGTTGAAACAGGTGAATGTGGTAAAGGAAATGATGTTTCTTTGGCGTTGAGTCATAAATCAAAGGTGGATGAGGAGGAAGATCTAGGGTGGGATGAGATTGAGGACGTAGGAAGTGGCGATGAGAAGAAAATTTTGGCTACTAGTCATGGTGAGAGACCAAAAACTGCGGATATGAGGAAGAAGTTGAATGCTACAGAAGATGAGGATTTGAATTGGGACATTGAAGATGATGACGAGCCAGCAAAACCTTGACATCGTGTGAATGACAAGAAGTGTCAATATTTCGATTCTACTGTGTATGAGCTTTGTGGAGCTTGATGCCTCGTAAACATCGTGAACACAATGGTTGAATGTGAAATTGAAGGGGTTAATTGTGCCTCAAAGCCTGCTTACTTACCTGGTACAGATCAACAAGAATGCAATTGTATAGAAGTCTAATTTAGTTCATAATTCAACTTAATTGTTCATTTGGTACCATTTCTGTCAGTGACAAAGTTGCACTTTTTATGTATATCGGTGTTTCCGTTGGATGTCAGAGCCTACGTCTTTGTGATTCAATTGTTGACGTGGTATATTTCAAAGGTGCAATCACACAGTTGAAACATCACATAGTGTCATTACACATTTTACATTAAACAAGCATATTTTCTCACAATCCAATAATAGAACATCAGAAatactataaaacattatagTAATCTTGCTAGTATCAATCATTGAAGGCTTAAAACTTATCCAAGCAACATCACGAAATTCACAGCATATAGCAAATCCATCGTTCTATATAATTTTGGATAATCCTCCGCCTCATCCATCCATATGCATCATTCATTAAAAACGATAGGCTTCCTGTAGCCCGTGTATGATTTAGTTCTGAACTTATCTTTTGCATAATTAATGTATTTCGTGACCTTATTGTTAAAGCTATCTTTTACTGTAGTGCGAGTTATTTCACCACCAAAATTAGAAAGTCTTCTTCCTCTTGTTCTTCACTTGGATGATATAATCAGAAAACCTACTGTCGGCAGCCTTGTGCGAGTTAACCCTATCTATTTTAACATCACCAAGTGATTGAGCTGTTCTTGAAACGATTTCTTTGACGTGCTTGTAGGatcgagtgcttaccgctttactaAAAGTTATAGTCGGTGGTAATGGTGcgactcaaatcttttaaaccgaaCAACAGCTCAATCACCATGCTTCGATCACTTTACCAagtagagacaattattgcatccaacaatctctctcccaataattgcactcgtTGCAATCTATAGGAATCGAACCTGTGACTTTGactttgataccaattgtaggaccgaatgcttaccgctttaccaaaagctatagctgatgTTAATAGTACAACTCAAACCTTTTAAATCGCACAACAACTCAAGCATCATAGTTCGACCGCTCTACCAAGCATGGATAATTATTGGGCCCAACAATGCTCATGAGCTGCGACAGAAAGTTTTTTTTTGGAAGCAGATTTAGCAGCTTTTGGTCCCATGTGTTGTCCGTTAACAACAACCtatcttttaacaaaatatgTTATGGGTTTGTTCGTACGATCTTCTTTGCTTGAAGATTGAATCTTGGGGGAGAGAACAAGCACGTTCTTGTGTGTCTGAGCAGAAATAGAGCAACAAGAGGTTGAAATTCAACCTTTTGGACTGAAGTTCCAATTTGATGCTATCTTATATGTGATTTACTTCGTGTGAAAAGTGGACGAATTGTGAAGAATTTAGTGTGGAATTCCAACATGAACATTATTCTGAAATATTCTTCAAGTGTTGGGGACGGATGGAATCATAGTTGGTCGTCTCTTTTACGCAAGGAATCAGATTCTAGTGTGCCTGAAAGTCTAAAATCCAATCAGTTTTTTGTCGTGGGAATAACTATGAGTACTGGAGATTTAGGATGGAAAAATGGAGGCCGATATGCAGTTCAAGATAACACTCAGTCAAAACACACGCCCCAAAAGAAGGAAGTTAAATTCTTGTTCATATGAAACCATTGCAGGAGATCAAGAAACGGACTTTAAAGTTCTACCATGGCAATCTAATACGACAACAAATTCGAGATCGCCAGTCTCCTAAGAAAATAGATCGAGAATAAggaagaaaaaattgaagagaGAAACTTTGATTTAATCTGCAAGTTCGATAATACACTGACTCTCATTCCATCCTTTTATTCTACTAACTCCCTGTAACTAATATATTGTAACTGCATTTTAATTGTTCGATTCATTCACTAAATGGATAGACATACATTTATTTCCTATCTAACCACTATTTGCATTAATTTCTTCCATCTTGCTTGCGACGTCCTCGTATCACAATCTTTGAGCTTTGAATTTAAGACCATTTCGTTCTAACATCCGACGATCAGACAACCAAATATTTCTGTTCttatatagataaaaaaaacacaccATGCACGTAGTCTATCAAGGGATTTGCGGGAAAATCATCTACTCAATTACTTCTAGTTTTTTGAGTGAGATGGAGGGAGGATGTTTGGATTTGAGCATCAGAAATTATTCTCAGCCGATGAAGCCTACAACTCCCTTGTGTTTTTATACGAATGGTTGTTTGCGGGGCAAATCCAGCTGAATTTGACAAAAAGTTGGATAATGCTTATACTTTTTCATATGCAACATAATGGCAGAAAAcgattaataattataatttaaaatttttagaattttaataaCCTAAAGAGTTaatgtttttctttaaattagtatttattatttttatcatatgtCACCTGATATAATTGAGATTGTATCCAATTTTAAGATATTCTTACATTAAATTTCAACTAAATATGTTTAAAACTTAATACTCCATGCTTGTCCTTTGTTGTTTGTCATACaaagattttatgttttgtttgtaTTGATAAATTTGATCAAATGAAGTGTCCGAATTGATAAATTTGATTCGGATGGAGTATTTGAtgaatggatttcaaattatatttatcttGAGTGAATTCAATCACTATTGAAATTGCTTATCTCgatataaattgaatttgaaattatacGGGTTGCATTTTGGATGAGATTATTTGAATTTGagtaaatatttgaaagaaagaaatatattatttttagaagaACGTGAAAACTGAGGTGCGGTAagatctataattttttttaacttgagTTTAGAACCGAATCAACTGACAAGTTATCGACGaaaaagttatatttgaaatttaccaaaaaaaaaaaaaaactagtccGCTAGACGAACAATAAATTTGTGCGTATGTATTCGAGATTACTCGATCAAAATGTAACCTTCTCATGTTGATCCAAGCTCAAGCTCAACCGTGGTTTCAGACCCGCTCCAGGCCGAGAATTGCCCATACCGTATTAACGCAGATAACTACGTACTCCTTACTGGACCCGGAATCAAACGACGTCGTACGAAGATTTGACATCCGGAAAAGCCCTATCCAATTTTTTTCTCCCTAAAACCCTGAATTTCCAAAACCTCGTACACTGCACCACGCCTTTGCATTTTCTCATTCCTGTTACTCTCTTGATTATACACTCGGAAAATGGCGTCAGTGGTTGTCAGAAACCAGAATTCGAAGCGGGTGATCGCACTTGTGCCGCGAATCTACTCGTCGTGTTGCCGAGGATCGGCCGTCTCTTCGCCTTTCTCTGCACTGGAATCCAATATCTATTCCACCTCCGTGTACAATCCCTGGTGGAGATCCATGGCTACCTTCACACGCACGTAAGATGCGTTTTCTTGTTTATGGAATTCAGAAATGACTAATACAGATCATCGCTTCTCTTTGgcgttttttttatattattattattattattttgatcatTTTCTCTAGGTTTAAGCAAACGCGCAAATAGGTATCTTAAGGTTTTTATGATGCGAGTCTGATAACTTGGTGTTAATTTAATTGATGTTATACTTGTTTGCAGAAAACCTCATGTGAATGTAGGAACAATTGGGCATGTTGACCATGGAAAGACTACGTTAACCGCAGCGATCACCAGGGTAGGgttgaaaataataatgatagtATTGTGATGTACTTTTCTTTATTTAGTATTGATTTGTCTGGTTCATGTAATCGTGAATGGTGCTATATCGTATATGTTCTTTGTATGTCAAGGCGCTCAACACATTTTATTTTCGCTGTAAGGTCTTGTCAGAAGAAGGTAATGCTAAAGCCGTTGCCTTTGATGAAATTGACAAAGCCCCTGAAGAGAAAAAGAGAGGGATTACAATTGCCACGGTTAGGATATTTTCTGTATTTTATCTCATATAACTCTTCTCTTCGACATTATCTACTTTTGCTTGTGCTGGTGCTGGAGCTTTCGTCAAATATAGGTTTTATGAGCGAGTTGATGCTGCAGGCTCATGTAGAGTATGAAACTGCAAAGAGACATTATGCTCATGTCGACTGTCCTGGACATGCCGATTATGTGAAGGTCTGGTGCGACTTGCTCATGTTTGAACTTTCCAAACTTGAGTTACTCCTCAACCCCTAATTCCAGTACTGTAATTCATGAATGGCTTTCTTATCTTGGATACAATTCGATGAAGATGGAGGTTGGGTTTATTTATGTTTGGAAGTGATTCAGTTAAATTGAGAAGGAATATATAATAGGAGAATATAATTGAAAGGATTAAGATTGAATCTTGAAGACCTACTCCAGTAAACTGCCATTTTTGGCTCTGTTAGTTTCGTCGTTTGCCAGTATTAGGATGTAATGCAACTCTCTCTGATGATAACGCAGAACATGATTACTGGTGCTGCTCAAATGGATGGGGGTATCCTTGTCGTGTCTGCCCCTGATGGTCCGATGCCACAAACTAAGGAACACATTCTGCTCGCACGCCAGGTTTACGTCTGAACATGAATTGATATGCACAATTATGATTCATGGTTCTGATGATCATTTTGTTTTCCACTTTCATCATTACTCTAACTACTATAGGTTGGTGTGCCGTCACTTGTGTGCTTCCTTAATAAAGTTGATGCTGTGGATGACCCAGAATTGTTGGAACTTGTCGAAATGGAACTACGTGGTAATCTTAAAGTTTGATTCTAGTATGTCTTTGGCCTTTCTATTTGATTGTAGTTCTTCAAAttacctaatttttttttatagaattgcTGAGTTTCTACAAGTTTCCTGGGGATGAGATTCCTATTGTCAGAGGATCAGCTTTGTCTGCTTTAGAGGGGACGAACGAGGAAATAGGGAAAAAGGCTATATTAAAGTTAATGGATGCTGTAGATTCATATATTCCAGATCCAATACGTGTACTTGATAAGCCTTTCTTGATGCCGGTGGAAGATGTTTTTACTATTCAGGTAACATATACTTTGACATCGATTAATTTTagagaataataatttttgtcGAACTTCGACACCATAAACTTCTAAAGGGATGATGGTTCATTATAGGCTAAGGAATCAGTCCATTTCAAATGTCATAGTCAAACATTTATGAAACATAGTTGCATGTAGCTAGggtacaaaaaaatttatacgtgCACATGATGGGGAAACAAATATTAATAGTAATGGCTACGTgtcttcaaaaattttattttctaaatgtGGTAGctattaaagaaataaaattaaatattgaaatgtggttaatttttctttccttttacgtacttgttaatattttttgtgatgCTAATTGATATTGCTGAGGTGAAGATCACTGGACATCAACAAAATTTTGACGTTCAATGTccctattttaatttttgatgaaGTGATTTTATACTTTGCGAAAACATGCTACATTGgtattgatatttttatgttggtGATTTCAGGGGCGTGGAACCGTTGCGACTGGCCGGGTTGAACAGGGAATAATCAAACCAGGGGAAGAAGTAGAGATTTTGGGGCTCTCGCTGGTGAGTTGTAGCTTTGTTAATATATCTGGACGCGTGGTTTTTAAACAGTGTTTGGGAATTTTTTATGTGCCATTGATTTAAAGTTCATGTTCAAGCCTTGGACAGTTCTAATCCTACTCATTAATCTTATGAAGAGGCTGGTGGAATTCATTAATTGATTGTATCAAGTTTCAGACGATGGAATTTGTAAAACTTCTGCATCATCTGTTCATAATTCTTGTTTTCATGAAGGATTAGATTTTTTTCGGCATTCAAACCATCCTGTGAAACAATCCTTTTGTTGGTTTAGCCGCTTGTGCCTGAGCTAGCTC of the Primulina huaijiensis isolate GDHJ02 chromosome 1, ASM1229523v2, whole genome shotgun sequence genome contains:
- the LOC140989644 gene encoding uncharacterized protein — its product is MNFFKSILSGDPDPPKSDATSPDTAVEQPQDDRHQSGVIQDDSYDGWSFGGLIKTISTRSESVMETYRRDLKEFGLGLKKETGIIRDTASRAVKDLPASLEAGASAAQGALDGVMKSTADIISKETKNFMSDGESETPETNRSLNTGRYSRFEAQLSAIQCDLSTFCEEPEDVDDYKRWKLEFQLNERKDEIEGLIGDDGILESVYRKIVPREVDQETFWCRYFYRVDKLKQRERVRANLVKRAIAVGDDDEELSWDVEDDEDGETVVKAKGGDDMGASNGSLKPLEKLEGSNGGLRDDKEMKDFNVGDGSKDDVTESSKISVKEPSLSEKELKSDEVVEVKRDGDAKNERIVEKKINENMGVEEKVETGECGKGNDVSLALSHKSKVDEEEDLGWDEIEDVGSGDEKKILATSHGERPKTADMRKKLNATEDEDLNWDIEDDDEPAKP
- the LOC140989651 gene encoding elongation factor Tu, mitochondrial-like, whose protein sequence is MASVVVRNQNSKRVIALVPRIYSSCCRGSAVSSPFSALESNIYSTSVYNPWWRSMATFTRTKPHVNVGTIGHVDHGKTTLTAAITRVLSEEGNAKAVAFDEIDKAPEEKKRGITIATAHVEYETAKRHYAHVDCPGHADYVKNMITGAAQMDGGILVVSAPDGPMPQTKEHILLARQVGVPSLVCFLNKVDAVDDPELLELVEMELRELLSFYKFPGDEIPIVRGSALSALEGTNEEIGKKAILKLMDAVDSYIPDPIRVLDKPFLMPVEDVFTIQGRGTVATGRVEQGIIKPGEEVEILGLSLNKLKTTVTGVEMFKKTLDFGQAGDNVGLLLRGLKRDDVQRGMVIAKPNTLKTYTKFEAEIYVLTKEEGGRHTAFFSNYRPQFYMRTADVTGKVELPENVKMVMPGDNVTAVFELIYPVPLEAGQRFALREGGRTVGAGVVSKVMS